A window of the Cucurbita pepo subsp. pepo cultivar mu-cu-16 chromosome LG01, ASM280686v2, whole genome shotgun sequence genome harbors these coding sequences:
- the LOC111796648 gene encoding cytochrome P450 90A1-like, translated as MAFFFFLLFFSSVFASSLFLFLFLRPARFRRVRLPPGTLGLPFIGESLQLISAYKTENPEPFIDERVRRFGPVFTTHVFGEPTVFSADWETNRFILQNEEKLFECSYPGSISNLLGKHSLLVMKGSLHKRMHSLTMSFGNSSIIRDHLLVDVDRLIRLNLESWTGRIFLMEEAKKITFELAVKQLMSFDRCEWTQNLMKEYLLVIEGFFTVPFPLFSSTYRRAIQAREKVAEQLGTVVRQRRKETKEGERKKDMLGALLAGEDALSDDQIVDFLLALLVAGYETTSTTMTLAVKFLTETPLALAQLQEEHHQIKARNKQSHQHLQWNDYKSMPFTQCVVNETLRVANIISGVFRRAITDVNIKGYTIPKGWKVFASFRAVHLDHDHFKDARSFNPWRWQKTSSGSTTLNAFTPFGGGPRLCPGYELARVELSVFLHHLVTQFSWVPAEDDKLVFFPTTRTQKRYPIYVTRKKDTTHSSTTHVKGGEASRVESGFNM; from the exons AtggcctttttcttttttctcctcttcttttcctctgttttcgcctcttctctctttctctttctctttctccgCCCGGCGAGATTCCGGCGTGTCAGGCTGCCACCGGGGACACTCGGCCTCCCCTTCATCGGTGAGTCTCTTCAACTCATCTCCGCTTACAAGACCGAGAACCCCGAACCCTTCATCGACGAGCGTGTCCGACGATTCGGACCGGTTTTTACAACCCACGTGTTTGGAGAGCCGACGGTTTTCTCCGCGGATTGGGAGACGAACCGGTTCATTCTCCAGAATGAGGAGAAGCTTTTCGAGTGCAGCTACCCGGGTTCGATTTCCAACCTGCTTGGGAAGCACTCTTTGTTGGTGATGAAAGGGAGTTTACATAAGAGAATGCATTCTTTGACTATGAGCTTCGGGAATTCTTCCATTATTAGGGATCATCTTTTGGTCGATGTGGACCGGTTGATTCGCCTCAATTTGGAGTCTTGGACCGGCAGGATCTTCCTCATGGAGGAGGCTAAGAAG ATAACGTTTGAGTTAGCAGTGAAGCAATTGATGAGCTTTGATCGGTGTGAATGGACTCAAAATCTGATGAAAGAATACCTTCTTGTCATCGAAGGCTTTTTTACCGTCCctttccctctcttctcctctACTTACCGTCGAGCCATCCAG GCACGTGAGAAAGTGGCGGAGCAATTGGGGACGGTGGTGCGGCAGCGGAGGAAAGAGACCAAGGagggagagaggaagaaggacATGCTTGGAGCTCTCCTCGCCGGAGAAGACGCCCTCTCCGACGACCAAATAGTCGATTTCTTATTGGCTCTACTGGTCGCTGGATATGAAACCACGTCAACCACCATGACCCTCGCCGTCAAGTTTCTCACGGAGACGCCGCTGGCTTTGGCCCAATTACAG GAAGAGCACCACCAAATCAAAGCAAGGAACAAGCAATCACACCAACACCTTCAATGGAATGATTACAAGTCCATGCCTTTCACCCAATGT GTTGTCAATGAAACATTACGAGTTGCCAACATCATCAGTGGCGTGTTTAGGAGGGCAATCACCGACGTAAATATCAAAG GCTACACAATTCCAAAGGGATGGAAGGTTTTTGCATCATTTCGTGCAGTACATTTGGACCATGATCACTTCAAAGATGCTCGCTCTTTTAACCCATGGAGATGGCAAAAG ACTAGTTCCGGCTCCACCACGCTTAATGCTTTTACGCCCTTCGGAGGAGGTCCCAGACTATGCCCTGGTTATGAGCTTGCCAGAGTCGAGCTCTCTGTCTTCCTTCATCATCTCGTCACTCAATTCAG TTGGGTTCCGGCAGAGGATGATAAGTTGGTATTTTTCCCAACAACAAGAACACAGAAGCGCTATCCAATCTATGTGACGCGGAAGAAAGACACTACACACTCATCCACCACACACGTCAAGGGAGGCGAGGCGAGTCGAGTCGAGTCAGGTTTCAATATGTAG
- the LOC111779505 gene encoding protein yippee-like isoform X1 translates to MGRLFVVNLEGQIYSCKYCRTHLALYHDIISKSFHCRHGKAYLFNKVVNVWLGKIEERLMMTGMHTVADLFCVGCGSIVGWKYETAHEKSQKYKEGKFVLESLNRVKVVGADESRLWVSHEADAGGSEEGEDV, encoded by the exons ATGGGGAGATTGTTTGTGGTGAATCTGGAAGGGCAGATCTATAGCTGCAAGTATTGCCGGACCCATCTTGCTCTTTACCACGATATCATTTCCAAG TCCTTCCACTGCAGGCATGGGAAAGCTTACCTCTTCAATAAGGT GGTAAATGTGTGGTTGGGGAAGATAGAAGAGAGATTGATGATGACAGGGATGCATACAGTAGCTGATCTATTCTGTGTGGGGTGTGGATCAATAGTGGGATGGAAATAT GAGACAGCTCATGAAAAGAGCCAGAAATACAAGGAGGGGAAATTTGTACTTGAGAG TTTGAACAGGGTCAAGGTTGTGGGAGCTGATGAAAGCAGGTTGTGGGTGAGCCATGAAGCAGATGCAGGTGGAAGCGAGGAGGGCGAAGATGTTTGA
- the LOC111779505 gene encoding protein yippee-like isoform X2, whose translation MGRLFVVNLEGQIYSCKYCRTHLALYHDIISKSFHCRHGKAYLFNKVVNVWLGKIEERLMMTGMHTVADLFCVGCGSIVGWKYETAHEKSQKYKEGKFVLERVKVVGADESRLWVSHEADAGGSEEGEDV comes from the exons ATGGGGAGATTGTTTGTGGTGAATCTGGAAGGGCAGATCTATAGCTGCAAGTATTGCCGGACCCATCTTGCTCTTTACCACGATATCATTTCCAAG TCCTTCCACTGCAGGCATGGGAAAGCTTACCTCTTCAATAAGGT GGTAAATGTGTGGTTGGGGAAGATAGAAGAGAGATTGATGATGACAGGGATGCATACAGTAGCTGATCTATTCTGTGTGGGGTGTGGATCAATAGTGGGATGGAAATAT GAGACAGCTCATGAAAAGAGCCAGAAATACAAGGAGGGGAAATTTGTACTTGAGAG GGTCAAGGTTGTGGGAGCTGATGAAAGCAGGTTGTGGGTGAGCCATGAAGCAGATGCAGGTGGAAGCGAGGAGGGCGAAGATGTTTGA
- the LOC111796423 gene encoding syntaxin-31-like, producing the protein MASVYRDRTSEFWSLSETLKKIGGATAAVNLAQNEPSVSTPSRSPAILRSEFSKKASRIGLGIQETSQKIVRLAQLAKRSSMFDDPIREIQEMTALIKNDITSLNVAITDLQTIQNMEIAEGNYSEDRVVHSTAVCDDLKSRLMGATKRLQDVLTIRTENIKANESRRQIFSANATRESPFQNQAKTVTQPPPWSSNTSGSAQSSLLSSNGAQAGGQLRRRLAVENTPSQQMELSMLQQVVPRQENYSQSRAVALHNVESTISELSGIFTHLATMVAHQGELAIRIDDNMDESLANVEGARSALLRHLNQISSNRWLLIKLFAILIFFLMLFIFLA; encoded by the exons ATGGCTTCCGTATATCGTGATCGGACGTCGGAGTTTTGGTCACTATCGGAGACGCTGAAGAAGATCGGCGGAGCCACAGCCGCCGTCAATTTAGCTCAAAATGAACCATCGGTGTCCACGCCCTCCAGATCGCCGGCTATTTTACGATCGGAATTCAGCAAGAAAGCCTCGCGTATTGGATTGGGAATCCAAGAAACCTCTCAGAAGATTGTGAGGCTTGCTCAGT TGGCAAAAAGATCATCAATGTTTGATGATCCAATCAGGGAAATTCAGGAAATGACTGCTTTGATTAAGAATGATATTACATCCTTGAATGTAGCTATCACAGATTTGCAAACAATCCAGAACATGGAGATAGCAGAGGGGAATTATTCAGAGGATAGAGTTGTTCATTCAACAGCTGTCTGTGATGACCTGAAGAGCAGACTTATGGGAGCTACAAAACGGCTTCAAGATGTGCTAACAATAAGAACAGAG aATATCAAGGCCAATGAGAGCCGGAGACAAATATTTTCTGCAAATGCAACCAGAGAAAGTCCTTTTCAAAATCAAGCCAAAACTGTAACGCAACCTCCACCTTGGTCAAGTAACACATCTGGAAGTGCCCAATCATCTTT ATTATCGTCAAATGGAGCTCAAGCTGGGGGTCAATTGAG ACGAAGGTTAGCTGTTGAGAACACCCCATCACAGCAAATGGAGTTGTCAATGTTACAGCAGGTGGTTCCTAGGCAGGAAAATTATTCCCAAAGTCGTGCCGTTGCTCTCCATAATGTGGAATCCACCATTTCAGAACTCAGTGGAATTTTTACACATCTTGCCACAATGGTAGCACATCAAGGAGAACTTGCTATCAG GATTGATGACAATATGGATGAATCATTGGCAAACGTAGAAGGTGCTCGGAGTGCTCTTTTAAGGCATCTTAACCAGATATCATCAAATAGATGGCTTCTTATAAAACTATTTGCCATTTTGATATTCTTCTTGATgctctttattttcttggcATAA
- the LOC111796439 gene encoding 60S acidic ribosomal protein P0: MAVKPTKAEKKVAYDSKLCQLLDEYSQVLIVAADNVGSNQLQNIRKGLRGDSVVLMGKNTMMKRSVRIHAENTGNKAYLNLLPLLVGNVGLIFTKGDLKEVSEEVAKYKVGAPARVGLVAPIDVIVPPGNTGLDPSQTSFFQVLNIPTKINKGTVEIITPVELIKKGEKVGSSEAALLAKLGIRPFSYGLVVLSVYDNGSVFSPEVLDLTEDDLLEKFAMGVSMVTSLSLAVSYPTLAAAPHMLINAYKNLLAVAVATDYSFPQAEKVKEYLEDPSKFAVAVAVSAADSGAAPAAAAAAAAVEEKKDEPAEESDDDMGFSLFD; the protein is encoded by the exons atGGCTGTGAAACCCACCAAGGCTGAAAAGAAGGTCGCTTACGACTCCAAGCTTTGCCAGCTCCTCGACGAGTACAGTCAGGTCTTGATTGTGGCCGCTGACAATGTTGGATCTAACCAGCTCCAGAACATTAGGAAGGGTCTTCGTGGTGACTCTGTTGTGCTCATGGGAAAAAATACCATGATGAAGCGTTCTGTGAGGATCCACGCTGAGAACACTGGAAACAAGGCTTACCtcaatcttcttcctcttcttgtG GGAAACGTTGGTTTGATCTTCACCAAGGGTGATTTGAAGGAAGTCAGTGAAGAGGTTGCCAAATACAAG GTTGGAGCCCCTGCTCGTGTTGGTTTGGTTGCTCCCATTGATGTCATCGTCCCACCAGGCAACACAGGGCTTGATCCATCTCAGACCTCTTTCTTCCAG GTTCTTAATATCCCAACTAAGATTAACAAGGGTACTGTTGAAATCATCACTCCTGTGGAGCTTATTAAGAAGGGTGAGAAGGTTGGATCTTCTGAGGCTGCTCTCCTTGCCAAGCTCGGAATTAGGCCATTCTCGTACGGTCTTGTTGTTCTCTCTGTTTATGACAACGGATCAGTATTCAGCCCTGAGGTGCTTGATCTGACTGAGGATGATCTCCTTGAGAAGTTTGCAATGGGTGTTTCCATGGTCACATCGTTGTCATTGGCCGTTTCATACCCAACTCTGGCTGCTGCACCACACATGCTCATCAATGCATACAAAAATCTTCTTGCTGTTGCAGTTGCTACTGACTACTCCTTCCCTCAGGCTGAGAAAGTTAAAGAGTATCTCGAG GATCCTAGTAAGTTTGCTGTCGCTGTGGCCGTGTCTGCTGCTGATTCTGGCGCTGCccctgctgctgctgctgctgctgcagctgtggaggagaagaaggaCGAGCCAGCAGAAGAGTCTGATGATGACATGGGTTTCAGCTTGTTTGATTAA
- the LOC111807426 gene encoding glycosyltransferase family 64 protein C4, with product MRGSSLRRPVMIQWLRQIAVTIKIKHLLCCCIVLAFVLFATRASNLMGWTSDDGATALRYSTPRKRYAILMNTWKRHDLLKQSISHYTTCMGVESIHIVWSEPDPPPDSLVAFLQRTVKENSRNDREIELRFEMNKEDSLNNRFKEIKDLNTDAIFSVDDDVIFACSTLEFAFTVWQSASETMVGFVPRMHWIDQAQEEVGKYIYGGWWSVWWTGTYSMVLSKAAFFHSKYLGIYTHHMPASIRNYVTKNRNCEDIAMSFVVANVSGAPPVWVKGRIYEIGSGGISSLGGHSKRRSKCVNTFVEEYGGMMPLVPSTVKAVDSRHLWFW from the exons ATGAGAGGGAGCTCTTTACGACGTCCGGTTATGATCCAGTGGCTCCGGCAAATCGCCGTCACGATCAAGATCAAGCATCTTCTGTGTTGTTGCATTGTACTCGCTTTTGTCCTCTTTGCCACTCGCGCCTCCAATCTCATGGGATGGACCTCCGACGACGGCGCTACGGCGCTCCGTTACTCTACGCCGCG GAAACGTTATGCGATTTTAATGAACACATGGAAGCGGCATGATCTTCTGAAGCAGTCCATATCTCACTACACGACTTGTATGGGAGTTGAGTCGATACATATTGTATGGAGTGAACCCGATCCTCCTCCTGATTCCTTAGTAGCGTTTCTGCAGAGGACGGTGAAGGAGAATTCTCGAAACGATCGAGAGATCGAGTTGAGATTTGAAATGAATAAAGAGGACAGCCTGAACAATAGGTTTAAGGAAATAAAGGATTTAAACACAGATGCCATTTTTTCCGTggatgatgatgttatatttGCTTGTTCTACTCTGGAGTTTGCCTTTACTGTTTGGCAAAGCGCGTCTGAGACTATGGTTGGCTTTGTGCCCCGCATGCATTGGATTGATCAGGCG CAGGAAGAAGTGGGGAAATACATATATGGGGGATGGTGGTCAGTATGGTGGACTGGTACATACAGTATGGTGCTTTCAAAAGCTGCCTTTTTCCACTCGAAGTATTTGGGTATTTACACTCACCACATGCCTGCTTCAATCAGAAATTATGTTACCAAAAACAG GAACTGTGAAGACATTGCAATGTCTTTTGTTGTTGCTAATGTGAGTGGTGCACCTCCTGTATGGGTCAAAG GCAGGATTTATGAAATAGGTTCAGGTGGAATTAGTAGCTTAGGAGGTCATAGTAAAAGAAGAAGCAAATGCGTGAACACGTTTGTTGAAGAATATGGAGGAATGATGCCTTTGGTACCTTCAACTGTCAAGGCTGTTGATAGTCGTCACCTTTGGTTTTGGTAA